One Brachybacterium aquaticum genomic region harbors:
- a CDS encoding pyrophosphatase — protein sequence MDLITQFPLGDDLAVTLLVLGVLAVAALVAGAIVPSRLRRDEDSTEVDETLGRRLGAPLMAAGSILLWVGLPLAVVLYLAPGTTDDRILRSALLLVGLALGPLAAWRGLAVQLAALGLDPERRRAMVPRLGALTVTGALALALLPVVIVIWFLQTTAGPALVALAAGAAISALVLRACAAPIEAGAAAAALLVGTDEHELSADDEDNLGAPHLRSARMVRRGGALSADLVAVALAGAALGVLLGVPVLAAEGFIVVLLALGVALLAAAAAALIPLRGGPGQERAWLQMGGLIPSVLGIVGATVASALWIPAAYKDLRFEDVGLENFTDPAITGGTDTPREQLEPQIEELAKDLSSVISSTDDGQYASAFLDLFGLYSIDPATTVAAALGLGALVALATELLLGSTGRRGGASVLRAARTSRTGGALGTATGLGSTALMAAGTLGLVVLVALVLSAISAGVPSLALALAVHAGLGALIVVAGHAGALMAPSLLDRPGTEAGPRRAAAGAATGPLGALLVASVLLALGALAPIVSALRTAPRAGTIWEDRALHALSPASPTVIGGLGLGVVVVLLIGSSLLDASRRVGAGAVVETRASMLEGRARADLPELAETVRRASLTPVVVAVLGPVVAGFGLGPAALPAYVIGVVLTGAGLGLWTLGASSTLAGAASVIGSGRYGGAGSWGHSGALGGAVLTGILRSVLGSIALPLALTSALLGALSISAVVSLNTDGTSVFLRWGIAVLAIIIVVTCWVIAATAPEVDLEDEQEGISKPLFARADETEPADSLDAMDWEAEERR from the coding sequence GTGGACCTGATCACGCAATTCCCCCTCGGCGACGACCTCGCCGTCACCCTGCTCGTGCTCGGCGTCCTCGCCGTGGCCGCCCTCGTGGCAGGGGCGATTGTCCCCTCCCGCCTGCGCCGCGACGAGGACTCGACCGAGGTCGACGAGACCCTGGGCCGCCGCCTCGGCGCACCGCTGATGGCGGCCGGCTCGATCCTGCTGTGGGTCGGACTGCCGCTGGCGGTCGTGCTCTACCTCGCCCCCGGCACGACCGACGACCGCATCCTGCGCTCCGCCCTGCTGCTCGTGGGCCTCGCCCTCGGCCCGCTCGCCGCCTGGCGCGGTCTCGCCGTGCAGCTGGCAGCGCTGGGGCTGGACCCCGAGCGGCGCCGCGCCATGGTGCCCCGGCTCGGCGCGCTGACCGTCACCGGCGCGCTCGCCCTCGCCCTGCTGCCGGTCGTCATCGTGATCTGGTTCCTGCAGACCACCGCCGGTCCCGCGCTCGTCGCCCTCGCCGCGGGCGCCGCGATCTCCGCCCTCGTGCTGCGCGCCTGCGCGGCGCCCATCGAGGCCGGGGCCGCCGCGGCCGCGCTCCTCGTCGGCACCGACGAGCACGAGCTCTCGGCCGACGACGAGGACAACCTCGGCGCCCCGCACCTGCGCAGCGCCCGCATGGTGCGCCGCGGCGGTGCGCTCAGCGCCGATCTGGTCGCCGTCGCCCTCGCGGGCGCCGCCCTCGGCGTGCTGCTCGGGGTGCCCGTGCTCGCCGCCGAGGGGTTCATCGTCGTGCTCCTCGCCCTCGGCGTCGCCCTGCTCGCCGCCGCCGCGGCCGCCCTGATCCCGCTGCGCGGCGGACCCGGGCAGGAGCGGGCCTGGCTGCAGATGGGCGGGCTGATCCCCTCCGTGCTCGGCATCGTCGGCGCGACGGTCGCCTCCGCGCTGTGGATCCCCGCCGCGTACAAGGACCTCCGCTTCGAGGACGTGGGCCTGGAGAACTTCACCGACCCCGCGATCACCGGCGGCACCGACACCCCGCGCGAGCAGCTCGAGCCGCAGATCGAGGAGCTCGCCAAGGACCTCTCCTCGGTGATCTCCTCGACCGACGACGGCCAGTACGCCTCGGCGTTCCTGGACCTGTTCGGCCTGTACTCCATCGACCCCGCCACCACGGTCGCCGCCGCGCTCGGCCTCGGCGCGCTGGTCGCGCTCGCGACCGAGCTGCTGCTGGGCTCGACGGGGCGCCGCGGCGGCGCCTCCGTGCTGCGCGCGGCCCGCACCTCCCGCACCGGCGGCGCGCTCGGCACCGCGACCGGGCTCGGCTCCACCGCGCTCATGGCCGCCGGGACGCTCGGCCTCGTCGTGCTCGTCGCCCTCGTGCTCTCCGCGATCTCGGCCGGAGTGCCCTCCCTCGCCCTCGCCCTCGCGGTCCACGCCGGCCTCGGGGCGCTGATCGTCGTCGCCGGCCACGCCGGCGCCCTCATGGCCCCCTCGCTGCTGGACCGCCCCGGCACCGAGGCGGGGCCCAGGCGCGCCGCGGCGGGTGCCGCCACCGGTCCGCTCGGCGCCCTGCTCGTCGCCTCGGTGCTCCTCGCCCTCGGCGCCCTCGCCCCGATCGTCTCCGCCCTCCGCACCGCCCCCCGCGCCGGGACCATCTGGGAGGACCGCGCCCTGCACGCGCTGAGCCCGGCCTCGCCCACCGTGATCGGCGGCCTCGGCCTCGGCGTGGTCGTGGTGCTGCTGATCGGCTCCTCGCTGCTGGATGCCTCCCGTCGTGTCGGCGCCGGCGCCGTGGTCGAGACCCGCGCGAGCATGCTCGAGGGCCGCGCCCGCGCCGACCTTCCCGAGCTCGCCGAGACGGTGCGCCGGGCGAGCCTGACCCCGGTGGTCGTCGCCGTGCTCGGCCCCGTCGTCGCCGGCTTCGGCCTCGGCCCGGCCGCGCTGCCCGCCTACGTGATCGGCGTCGTGCTCACCGGCGCGGGCCTGGGGCTGTGGACCCTCGGCGCATCCTCCACCCTCGCCGGTGCCGCTTCCGTGATCGGCTCGGGCCGCTACGGCGGCGCCGGGTCCTGGGGCCACTCCGGGGCCCTCGGCGGCGCCGTGCTCACCGGGATCCTGCGCTCGGTGCTCGGCTCCATCGCGCTGCCGCTCGCGCTCACCAGCGCCCTGCTCGGCGCGCTCTCGATCAGCGCCGTCGTCTCCCTGAACACCGACGGCACCAGCGTGTTCCTGCGCTGGGGCATCGCCGTGCTCGCGATCATCATCGTCGTGACCTGCTGGGTCATCGCCGCGACCGCCCCCGAGGTCGATCTCGAGGACGAGCAGGAGGGCATCTCGAAGCCGCTCTTCGCCCGCGCCGACGAGACCGAGCCCGCGGACTCGCTGGACGCGATGGACTGGGAGGCGGAGGAGCGCCGCTAG
- the dcd gene encoding dCTP deaminase has protein sequence MLLSDRDIRAEIGAGRVRLDPFDDEMIQPASVDVRIDRFFRLFDNHKHALIDPAVEQADLTREVAVDPDEAYMLHPGEFVLASTYERITLPDDVAARLEGKSSLGRLGLLTHSTAGFIDPGFEGHITLELSNMATLPVALWPGMKIGQLCFFRLSSPAERPYGSAGNLNRYLGQRGPTPSRSAQNFHRTLIPVEGEK, from the coding sequence GTGCTGCTGAGCGATCGTGACATCCGGGCCGAGATCGGTGCCGGCCGGGTCCGTCTGGACCCCTTCGACGACGAGATGATCCAGCCCGCGTCCGTGGACGTGCGGATCGACCGGTTCTTCCGGCTCTTCGACAACCACAAGCATGCGCTGATCGACCCCGCCGTCGAGCAGGCCGACCTCACGCGCGAGGTCGCCGTGGACCCGGACGAGGCGTACATGCTCCACCCCGGCGAGTTCGTGCTCGCCTCGACCTATGAGCGCATCACGCTCCCGGACGACGTCGCCGCGCGCCTGGAGGGCAAGAGTTCGCTGGGCCGGCTCGGCCTGCTCACCCACTCCACGGCCGGGTTCATCGATCCCGGCTTCGAGGGCCACATCACGCTGGAGCTGTCGAACATGGCGACCCTCCCCGTCGCCCTGTGGCCGGGGATGAAGATCGGCCAGCTGTGCTTCTTCCGCCTCTCCAGCCCCGCCGAGCGCCCCTACGGCAGCGCGGGCAACCTCAACCGCTACCTCGGCCAGCGCGGCCCCACCCCCTCGCGCTCCGCCCAGAACTTCCACCGCACCCTGATCCCCGTCGAGGGCGAGAAGTGA
- a CDS encoding TetR/AcrR family transcriptional regulator — protein MPKIIGGSLEEHRERTREKIFAALAELLEDQEFESITFSRIATAAGVGRTAMYNHFPDRETLLVEYAIHETTDYIAQLRAGVSDSATPRDAAIAYVRTQLDLNVSFHVPQTAGRASLTPEAAARMREHVVLIEDVLRTIVADGVAAGDFAADLDVDATVRIINGLLVGSSAKRYARGALEDFVLRGLGAAV, from the coding sequence ATGCCCAAGATCATCGGAGGGTCGCTCGAGGAGCATCGGGAGCGCACGCGCGAGAAGATCTTCGCCGCGCTCGCGGAGCTGCTGGAGGACCAGGAGTTCGAGTCGATCACGTTCTCCCGCATCGCCACCGCGGCCGGGGTGGGCCGCACGGCGATGTACAACCACTTCCCCGACCGCGAGACGCTGCTGGTCGAGTACGCGATCCACGAGACGACCGACTACATCGCCCAGCTGCGCGCCGGGGTGAGCGACTCCGCCACGCCGCGGGACGCCGCGATCGCCTATGTGCGCACGCAGCTGGACCTGAACGTGTCCTTCCACGTCCCGCAGACGGCGGGCCGCGCCTCCCTGACCCCGGAGGCGGCCGCGCGGATGCGCGAGCACGTGGTGCTCATCGAGGACGTGCTGCGCACGATCGTGGCCGACGGGGTCGCCGCGGGCGACTTCGCGGCCGACCTCGACGTGGATGCGACGGTGCGCATCATCAACGGCCTGCTGGTCGGCTCCTCCGCGAAGCGCTACGCGCGCGGGGCGCTCGAGGACTTCGTGCTGCGCGGGCTCGGCGCCGCGGTCTAG